The Prunus persica cultivar Lovell chromosome G8, Prunus_persica_NCBIv2, whole genome shotgun sequence genome includes a region encoding these proteins:
- the LOC109946285 gene encoding short-chain type dehydrogenase/reductase-like, producing the protein MAAQITSTEAQNSSSSSSSLPLNGRVAIVTGGSRGIGRAIATHLHSLGAKLVINYASSNSTQADQLASELNSCENTQSKAIAVRADVSDPEQVKHLFDRAEQEFETQAHIVVNCAGILNPKYPTLAETSVEDWDKTFSVNARGAFLVSREAARRLRRGGGGRIIAISTSLVGGLMPGYGAYAASKAAAETMTKILAKELKGSGITANCVAPGPVATELFFAGKSEETVKKIAEACPLNRLGEPKDVAQVVGFLAGDAAEWVNGQVIRVNGGYVI; encoded by the coding sequence ATGGCTGCTCAAATCACCAGCACTGAAGCCCAAaactcctcttcctcttcctcttcccttcCCCTCAACGGCCGTGTGGCAATCGTCACCGGCGGCTCGCGAGGCATCGGCCGCGCCATTGCAACCCACCTCCACTCCCTCGGCGCCAAGCTGGTCATCAATTACGCCTCCTCAAACTCAACGCAAGCAGACCAATTAGCTTCCGAGCTCAACAGTTGCGAAAATACCCAATCCAAAGCCATTGCAGTTCGAGCCGACGTCTCAGATCCCGAGCAGGTAAAGCATCTCTTCGACAGAGCAGAGCAAGAATTCGAGACCCAAGCCCACATCGTCGTGAACTGCGCCGGAATTTTGAACCCAAAGTATCCAACTTTAGCCGAGACGAGCGTGGAGGATTGGGACAAGACCTTCAGCGTGAACGCCAGAGGGGCATTTTTGGTATCTAGGGAGGCGGCGAGGAGGCTGAGACGCGGCGGCGGCGGCAGAATCATCGCGATTTCGACGTCTCTCGTTGGGGGGCTGATGCCAGGATATGGAGCCTACGCGGCGTCGAAGGCGGCGGCGGAGACGATGACGAAGATTTTGGCGAAGGAGCTGAAGGGGAGCGGGATAACGGCGAATTGCGTGGCGCCGGGGCCGGTTGCGACGGAGTTGTTCTTCGCAGGGAAGAGTGAGGAGACGGTGAAGAAGATTGCAGAGGCTTGCCCTCTGAATCGGCTGGGGGAGCCCAAGGATGTGGCTCAGGTGGTGGGTTTTTTGGCAGGGGATGCCGCGGAGTGGGTCAACGGCCAAGTCATTAGAGTTAACGGTGGATATGTCATCTGA